One window from the genome of Paraconexibacter algicola encodes:
- a CDS encoding glycosyltransferase family 4 protein — translation MTTTSPGGAEFAAVEMLDALVARGHDCVMLSDDPAIGRGTGVRVEPIAIGPKLSVRTWGSLMLRFVPYVRRLRRALEAQAPYDVLLVHYKKEQLMARWLPRELRATLVWCEWGPVPFPLRKGLPRRMYLAAGERADLVLAISQGTKDSVCAVGIPPQEVVVVPNVLRTDEIDFSPEGRARVRERLGIPADAFVVGCISRFHVKKRNDVVVDAVMRLPDDVHLILAGSGETEAQLRALGAPLGDRLHVIDTPRGDVGDVLSAFDVSVFCPSPTEGQPRAVILGMLARRPCLSTGAEGVHDMIHADFGAISSPENDPDALVALLRRYLEDPQLGPRQGDAARAYAERTYAAPVVAELLEGLMRDAGASG, via the coding sequence ATGACGACCACGTCCCCCGGCGGCGCCGAGTTCGCGGCCGTGGAGATGCTCGACGCGCTCGTCGCCCGCGGCCACGACTGCGTGATGCTCAGCGACGACCCCGCGATCGGACGCGGCACCGGCGTGCGCGTCGAGCCGATCGCGATCGGGCCGAAGCTGTCGGTGCGCACCTGGGGCTCGCTGATGCTGCGGTTCGTGCCGTACGTGCGGCGGCTGCGCCGCGCGCTCGAGGCGCAGGCGCCCTACGACGTGCTGCTCGTCCACTACAAGAAGGAGCAGCTGATGGCGCGCTGGCTCCCCCGCGAGCTGCGCGCGACGCTCGTGTGGTGCGAGTGGGGGCCGGTCCCGTTCCCGCTGCGCAAGGGCCTGCCCCGACGGATGTACCTCGCCGCCGGGGAGCGCGCCGACCTCGTGCTCGCGATCTCGCAGGGGACGAAGGACTCGGTCTGCGCGGTCGGGATCCCGCCGCAGGAGGTCGTGGTCGTCCCCAACGTGCTGCGCACCGACGAGATCGACTTCTCGCCCGAGGGTCGCGCCCGCGTGCGCGAGCGGCTCGGCATCCCGGCGGACGCGTTCGTCGTCGGCTGCATCTCGCGCTTCCACGTCAAGAAGCGCAACGACGTCGTCGTCGACGCGGTCATGCGGCTGCCCGACGACGTCCACCTGATCCTCGCCGGCAGCGGCGAGACCGAGGCGCAGCTGCGCGCGCTCGGCGCGCCGCTCGGGGACCGGCTGCACGTCATCGACACGCCGCGCGGCGACGTCGGCGACGTCCTCAGCGCCTTCGACGTCAGCGTCTTCTGCCCGTCCCCGACCGAGGGGCAGCCGCGCGCGGTGATCCTCGGGATGCTCGCCCGGCGCCCCTGCCTGTCGACCGGGGCGGAGGGCGTGCACGACATGATCCACGCGGACTTCGGGGCGATCTCGTCCCCGGAGAACGACCCGGACGCGCTCGTCGCGCTGCTGCGCCGCTACCTCGAGGACCCGCAGCTCGGGCCGCGCCAGGGGGACGCCGCGCGCGCCTACGCGGAGCGGACCTACGCGGCGCCCGTCGTCGCCGAGCTCCTCGAGGGGCTCATGCGCGACGCCGGCGCGAGCGGCTGA
- a CDS encoding glycosyltransferase — protein MDEDRPHGLDIVCVGFAEWDSELWTNQHHLMSRLAADNRVLFIESLGLRRPTLTGRDLRRMRRRFVRGLRPARRIDSPHGGHVWVLSPMVLPFHGSRVARALNGRLLAQLVRRAVRRAFPGPRGRRALWGYVPQAEILLHVVSPDLVVYHCVDDIGAQDGIDASVYVDAEHRFAARADLVLASSAILAARMRDLNDRVVDAPNVADVAAFAAALGPGPVDGPVAALPGPRLVFTGAVAAKKLDVDLLAGVARARPGWSIALVGPVGLGDPAADISRLTDLPNVHLLGARSYEELPAVLRAADVALIPYRRSPLTDSIFPMKVYEYLAAGLPVVSTPLPSIAEVPDIAFAADVPATVAAVEAALAADGPQERRARSAAAAGHSWDDRLVQIRDALDDLPGATA, from the coding sequence ATGGACGAGGACCGGCCCCACGGGCTGGACATCGTCTGCGTCGGCTTCGCCGAGTGGGACAGCGAGCTGTGGACCAACCAGCACCACCTCATGTCCCGCCTGGCGGCGGACAACCGCGTCCTGTTCATCGAGTCGCTCGGGCTGCGCCGCCCGACGCTCACCGGCCGCGACCTGCGCCGCATGCGCCGCCGGTTCGTCCGCGGGCTGCGGCCCGCGCGCCGGATCGACTCGCCGCACGGCGGGCACGTCTGGGTGCTCTCGCCGATGGTCCTGCCGTTCCACGGCTCACGCGTCGCGCGCGCCCTCAACGGCCGGCTGCTCGCCCAGCTCGTGCGGCGGGCGGTGCGGCGCGCGTTCCCGGGCCCCCGCGGCCGCCGCGCGCTGTGGGGGTACGTGCCGCAGGCGGAGATCCTCCTGCACGTCGTCTCCCCCGACCTCGTCGTCTACCACTGCGTCGACGACATCGGCGCGCAGGACGGCATCGACGCGTCCGTCTACGTCGACGCCGAGCACCGCTTCGCCGCCCGCGCCGACCTCGTCCTCGCCAGCTCCGCGATCCTCGCCGCCCGGATGCGCGACCTCAACGACCGCGTCGTCGACGCGCCGAACGTCGCCGACGTCGCCGCGTTCGCCGCCGCGCTCGGGCCCGGACCGGTCGACGGCCCGGTCGCCGCGCTCCCCGGCCCGCGCCTGGTGTTCACCGGGGCGGTCGCCGCCAAGAAGCTCGACGTCGACCTGCTCGCCGGGGTCGCCCGCGCGCGGCCGGGCTGGTCGATCGCGCTCGTCGGGCCCGTCGGCCTGGGCGACCCCGCCGCCGACATCTCGCGCCTGACCGACCTGCCCAACGTGCACCTGCTCGGCGCGCGCAGCTACGAGGAGCTGCCCGCGGTGCTGCGCGCCGCGGACGTCGCGCTGATCCCCTACCGGCGCTCGCCGCTGACCGACTCGATCTTCCCGATGAAGGTCTACGAGTACCTCGCCGCCGGCCTGCCGGTCGTGTCGACGCCGCTGCCGTCGATCGCCGAGGTCCCCGACATCGCGTTCGCCGCCGACGTCCCCGCCACCGTCGCCGCCGTCGAGGCCGCCCTGGCCGCCGACGGGCCGCAGGAGCGGCGCGCCCGCTCCGCCGCGGCGGCGGGCCACTCGTGGGACGATCGGCTCGTGCAGATCCGCGACGCCCTCGACGACCTCCCCGGAGCCACCGCGTGA
- a CDS encoding sugar phosphate nucleotidyltransferase: MSRRAIILAGGLGTRLRPYTVTLPKPLMPVGDRPILDIVLRQLRHHGFEHVTIATGHLAELIEAYCRNGESYGLRIDYFREEEPLGTVGALALIDGLRDEPFLVMNGDVLTDLDYAALLARHEASDAVATIATRVSTVEVSLGVLHFDAADDTRLADYSEKPTHRYESSMGVYCFSPKAIEYIEPGVRLDFPDHMLRLVAAGEVVRGWRSEDFWLDIGRPGDYEQAQEDYERLVDRLLPGGA; the protein is encoded by the coding sequence ATGAGCAGACGCGCGATCATCCTGGCCGGTGGCCTCGGCACCCGGCTCCGCCCCTACACCGTCACCCTCCCGAAGCCGCTGATGCCGGTCGGCGACCGGCCGATCCTCGACATCGTGCTGCGCCAACTGCGCCACCACGGCTTCGAGCACGTCACGATCGCGACCGGCCACCTCGCCGAGCTCATCGAGGCGTACTGCCGCAACGGGGAGAGCTACGGTCTGCGGATCGACTACTTCCGGGAGGAGGAGCCGCTCGGGACCGTCGGCGCGCTCGCGCTGATCGACGGGCTGCGCGACGAGCCGTTCCTCGTCATGAACGGGGACGTCCTCACCGACCTCGACTACGCGGCGCTGCTCGCGCGTCACGAGGCGAGCGACGCGGTCGCCACGATCGCCACCCGCGTGAGCACGGTCGAGGTGTCGCTCGGCGTCCTGCACTTCGACGCGGCCGACGACACGCGCCTGGCCGACTACTCCGAGAAGCCGACGCACCGCTACGAGTCCTCGATGGGCGTGTACTGCTTCTCCCCGAAGGCGATCGAGTACATCGAGCCCGGCGTGCGCCTGGACTTCCCCGACCACATGCTGCGGCTCGTCGCCGCCGGCGAGGTCGTCCGCGGCTGGCGCTCCGAGGACTTCTGGCTCGACATCGGCCGGCCCGGCGACTACGAGCAGGCCCAGGAGGACTACGAGCGCCTCGTCGACCGCCTGCTGCCCGGGGGCGCCTGA
- a CDS encoding glycosyltransferase, whose product MPERRTLFVTEDAPRLGSGRALRVHGVVRALAQLGPVDVLYPQRGVLEPGEEYRAMTGVTLHAAAPSRGARRALAYAATRARGVPDGFARGVSPELVRAARRLAATPDRGHVVADGPVCAAALHGLGARVTYNAHNLESQLRADIGDMGSPALLRRFERRLLARVGESWMVSEADMAGARELCPGATLRLVPNVVDAEAISPAPPPAGGPGRVLLLADWTYPPNVEAGRFLLQEIAPLLRAARPGTVLVLAGRDAAGALGLDATAPPPGVELPGFVPDIGPLYATSTCVAVPLLTGGGSPLKFVEALAHGRTVVATPRGAAGLRGTPGVHYRVADGAAAFAAAVGEVLAAGGDPAMATAARELALAEYSITSVVERLRPWATSS is encoded by the coding sequence GTGCCTGAGCGACGGACCCTGTTCGTCACCGAGGACGCCCCGCGCCTGGGCTCCGGCCGCGCCCTGCGCGTCCACGGCGTCGTCCGCGCCCTCGCGCAGCTCGGCCCGGTCGACGTCCTGTACCCGCAGCGCGGCGTGCTCGAGCCCGGCGAGGAGTACCGCGCGATGACCGGCGTGACCCTCCACGCGGCGGCGCCCTCGCGCGGCGCCCGGCGCGCGCTCGCCTACGCCGCCACCCGCGCCCGTGGCGTGCCCGACGGCTTCGCGCGCGGCGTCTCCCCCGAGCTCGTCCGCGCCGCCCGGCGGCTCGCCGCCACGCCCGACCGCGGGCACGTCGTCGCCGACGGGCCCGTCTGCGCCGCCGCCCTGCACGGCCTCGGCGCACGCGTGACCTACAACGCCCACAACCTCGAGTCGCAGCTGCGCGCCGACATCGGGGACATGGGCAGCCCGGCGCTGCTGCGACGCTTCGAGCGCCGGCTGCTCGCCCGCGTCGGCGAGTCGTGGATGGTCAGCGAGGCCGACATGGCCGGCGCGCGCGAGCTGTGCCCCGGCGCGACCCTGCGGCTCGTGCCCAACGTCGTCGACGCCGAGGCGATCAGCCCCGCCCCGCCGCCCGCCGGCGGGCCGGGGCGCGTGCTGCTGCTCGCCGACTGGACCTACCCGCCCAACGTCGAGGCCGGACGGTTCCTGCTGCAGGAGATCGCGCCGCTGCTGCGCGCCGCCCGGCCCGGCACCGTGCTCGTGCTCGCCGGCCGCGACGCCGCCGGGGCGCTGGGCCTCGACGCGACCGCCCCGCCGCCCGGGGTCGAGCTGCCGGGGTTCGTGCCGGACATCGGGCCGCTCTACGCGACGAGCACCTGCGTCGCCGTGCCGCTGCTGACCGGCGGCGGCTCGCCGCTGAAGTTCGTCGAGGCGCTCGCGCACGGGCGGACCGTCGTCGCCACCCCGCGCGGGGCCGCCGGGCTGCGCGGCACCCCCGGGGTGCACTACCGGGTCGCCGACGGGGCGGCGGCGTTCGCGGCCGCCGTCGGCGAGGTCCTCGCCGCCGGGGGCGACCCGGCGATGGCGACCGCCGCGCGCGAGCTCGCCCTGGCCGAGTACTCGATCACCTCCGTCGTGGAGCGGCTGCGCCCGTGGGCGACGAGCTCCTGA
- a CDS encoding DegT/DnrJ/EryC1/StrS family aminotransferase: MSWTVPLTDVVVAEEDVEAVLACYRDGWLTMGPRTQELERRFAELVGVQHAVAVSSGTAALHLALLAAGIGPGDEVLVPALTFVAGAAAVRACGGVPVLVDSVGPHDPNLDPQDAAARVTARTRAILPTHFMGYACDLAAVRALADEHGLRVVEDCAQAVLARDADGARVGSRSDAGCFSFFSKKQLCVGEGGMVTTDDEALAAKVRSLRSHAMTSVTWDRHRGHAESYDILDVGFNYRLDEPRAALGLSRLGRLEADLDRRRAMTQAYRQALAGLDGVLVPWDDDALVERATHFCFAVLLEDLATRDRVREELAARGIQTTWYPALTMFSGYADAGSRPRAETIAARHTALPLSSSFGAREVDLVVGALREILA, translated from the coding sequence ATGAGCTGGACCGTCCCGCTGACCGACGTCGTCGTGGCGGAGGAGGACGTCGAGGCGGTCCTCGCCTGCTACCGCGACGGCTGGCTGACGATGGGGCCCCGCACCCAGGAGCTCGAGCGCCGCTTCGCGGAGCTCGTCGGCGTGCAGCACGCGGTCGCCGTCTCGTCGGGCACCGCGGCGCTGCACCTGGCGCTGCTCGCCGCGGGGATCGGGCCGGGGGACGAGGTGCTCGTCCCGGCGCTGACGTTCGTCGCCGGGGCCGCGGCGGTCCGCGCGTGCGGCGGCGTGCCCGTGCTCGTCGACAGCGTCGGCCCGCACGACCCGAACCTCGACCCGCAGGACGCGGCGGCGCGCGTCACCGCCCGCACCCGCGCGATCCTGCCGACGCACTTCATGGGCTACGCGTGCGACCTCGCGGCCGTCCGCGCGCTCGCCGACGAGCACGGGCTGCGCGTGGTCGAGGACTGCGCCCAGGCGGTGCTGGCGCGGGACGCCGACGGCGCCCGGGTCGGGTCGCGCTCCGACGCGGGCTGCTTCAGCTTCTTCTCCAAGAAGCAGCTGTGCGTCGGCGAGGGCGGGATGGTCACCACCGACGACGAGGCGCTCGCCGCGAAGGTGCGGTCGCTGCGCTCGCACGCGATGACCTCGGTCACGTGGGACCGTCACCGCGGGCACGCCGAGAGCTACGACATCCTCGACGTGGGGTTCAACTACCGCCTCGACGAGCCGCGCGCCGCGCTCGGCCTCAGCCGGCTCGGCCGCCTCGAGGCGGACCTCGACCGTCGCCGCGCGATGACGCAGGCCTACCGCCAGGCGCTCGCGGGGCTCGACGGGGTGCTCGTCCCCTGGGACGACGACGCGCTCGTCGAGCGCGCGACGCACTTCTGCTTCGCGGTGCTGCTCGAGGACCTCGCCACGCGCGACCGGGTCCGCGAGGAGCTCGCCGCGCGCGGCATCCAGACCACCTGGTATCCGGCGCTGACGATGTTCAGCGGCTACGCCGACGCGGGATCGCGGCCGCGCGCGGAGACGATCGCAGCGCGGCACACGGCGCTGCCGCTGTCCTCGTCGTTCGGGGCGCGCGAGGTCGACCTCGTCGTCGGCGCGCTGCGCGAGATCCTCGCCTGA
- a CDS encoding glycosyltransferase family 2 protein, with protein MTAPPRPTITACLIVRDEERLLPRALRSVAFCDEVVVVDSGSTDRTVEIARAAGAVVVQRGWPGFAAQRNVAIDHAHGDWILEVDADEQITPALAREIRAFLDAHDPRHDIVALPMRHEYLGGWLEPAIKYPCYRYRLFRRGAYRHDERRTVHEGLWATTPAWAMRHDMEHELAPTLRAALADLRAYTRLEASQFTPSRTPRAVLVGVLARPLAKTAYRLLVDRAWRDGWRGVLKVALDAVADAGVWVLALRREAGHPDGSGAHFSLEPPPRGPLRLVGVATDAASTRAICAWLHEAADRGADTALLTPCPETVVVGHAPGDGPAVTAAGVRVRPLSSAGALALTRGLDAERQVRQVDALVVPARLTPLARRAVARVGHHAPVPVTTPVADALHTVRAHRTRGGAGA; from the coding sequence GTGACGGCTCCACCCCGTCCCACCATCACCGCCTGCCTGATCGTCCGGGACGAGGAGCGGCTGCTGCCCCGGGCGCTCCGCAGCGTCGCGTTCTGCGACGAGGTCGTGGTCGTCGACTCCGGCTCCACCGACCGGACCGTGGAGATCGCCCGGGCCGCCGGCGCGGTCGTCGTGCAGCGCGGCTGGCCGGGGTTCGCCGCGCAGCGCAACGTCGCGATCGACCACGCGCACGGCGACTGGATCCTCGAGGTCGACGCCGACGAGCAGATCACGCCCGCGCTGGCCCGGGAGATCCGCGCGTTCCTCGACGCCCACGACCCGCGCCACGACATCGTCGCGCTGCCGATGCGCCACGAGTACCTCGGCGGCTGGCTCGAGCCGGCGATCAAGTACCCGTGCTACCGCTACCGCCTGTTCCGCCGCGGCGCCTACCGGCACGACGAGCGGCGCACCGTCCACGAGGGCCTGTGGGCGACGACGCCCGCGTGGGCGATGCGGCACGACATGGAGCACGAGCTCGCCCCGACGCTGCGCGCGGCGCTCGCCGACCTGCGCGCCTACACGCGCCTGGAGGCCTCCCAGTTCACCCCCTCGCGCACGCCCCGCGCGGTCCTCGTCGGGGTGCTCGCCCGGCCGCTGGCCAAGACCGCGTACCGGCTGCTCGTGGACCGCGCCTGGCGTGACGGGTGGCGCGGCGTGCTGAAGGTCGCGCTGGACGCCGTCGCCGACGCGGGCGTGTGGGTGCTCGCGCTGCGCCGCGAGGCCGGCCACCCCGACGGCTCCGGCGCGCACTTCTCGCTCGAGCCGCCGCCGCGCGGGCCGCTGCGGCTCGTCGGCGTGGCGACGGACGCGGCGAGCACCCGCGCCATCTGCGCCTGGCTGCACGAGGCGGCCGACCGCGGCGCCGACACCGCGCTCCTGACCCCCTGCCCGGAGACCGTCGTCGTCGGGCACGCCCCCGGCGACGGACCGGCCGTCACCGCCGCCGGCGTCCGCGTCCGGCCGCTGTCCAGTGCGGGGGCGCTCGCGCTGACGCGCGGCCTCGACGCCGAGCGACAGGTGCGACAGGTCGACGCGCTCGTCGTCCCCGCCCGCCTGACCCCGCTCGCGCGACGCGCCGTCGCCCGGGTCGGCCACCATGCGCCCGTGCCCGTCACCACGCCCGTCGCCGACGCCCTCCACACCGTCCGCGCCCACCGCACGCGGGGAGGTGCCGGTGCCTGA
- a CDS encoding class I SAM-dependent methyltransferase: MKQQLKALMGEGARRRLRRLGRLRWITKAGVLRRHEVRLRTSPATWLRYVLLDPEVDTFTYRLDNVDELVAVLAAQTGLPAAQLAAHAREVETDEELTRGLARRTRRRLDVKRRLHPVGHHLAAWVLVRARRPALVVEAGVLDGLASLVVLRALERNAQEGAPGRLVSLDVMPGAGSLVAPHLRERWTLHVADSRTGIPAAVGEERVDLFVSDSLPDSAHVRAELDAVLARAAPTLDVIQVWGQLDALHDVGRELGVPVTVFRERPRGHFYPGNRIALARLRDDGRSAP; encoded by the coding sequence ATGAAGCAGCAGCTCAAGGCACTGATGGGCGAGGGCGCGCGCCGACGGCTGCGGCGCCTCGGTCGCCTGCGCTGGATCACGAAGGCGGGGGTGCTGCGCCGCCACGAGGTGCGACTGCGCACGAGCCCGGCGACCTGGCTGCGCTACGTACTGCTCGACCCGGAGGTCGACACGTTCACCTACCGGCTCGACAACGTCGACGAGCTCGTCGCCGTGCTCGCGGCGCAGACCGGGCTGCCGGCGGCGCAGCTCGCCGCCCACGCCCGGGAGGTCGAGACCGACGAGGAGCTGACCCGCGGCCTGGCGCGCCGCACGCGCCGGCGCCTGGACGTCAAGCGCCGACTGCATCCGGTCGGCCACCACCTCGCGGCCTGGGTCCTGGTGCGCGCCCGGCGGCCCGCCCTGGTGGTCGAGGCGGGGGTGCTCGACGGGCTCGCCTCCCTGGTGGTGCTGCGGGCGCTGGAGCGCAACGCGCAGGAGGGCGCGCCGGGGCGGCTCGTGAGCCTCGACGTCATGCCGGGCGCCGGGTCGCTCGTCGCGCCGCACCTGCGCGAGCGCTGGACGCTCCACGTCGCCGACTCCCGTACCGGCATCCCCGCGGCGGTCGGGGAGGAGCGCGTGGACCTGTTCGTCTCCGACTCGCTGCCCGACAGCGCGCACGTGCGCGCCGAGCTCGACGCCGTCCTGGCCCGGGCCGCCCCGACGCTCGACGTGATCCAGGTGTGGGGACAGCTCGACGCGCTGCACGACGTCGGCCGCGAGCTGGGCGTCCCGGTCACGGTGTTCCGGGAGCGCCCGCGCGGCCACTTCTACCCCGGCAACCGCATCGCGCTGGCGCGCCTGCGCGACGACGGTCGCAGCGCCCCGTAG
- a CDS encoding ChbG/HpnK family deacetylase, producing the protein MGDELLIVNADDWGASVAVTDAIARAHAAGAITSTTGMVFMADSVRAAALARERGLPTGLHLNLTEALDGPGVGAEHAARHARLRAHFADLPRRRWRYTRAVRRDVAAEIAVQLAEHRRLYGAPPGHVDSHHHVHVCPDVLLSPALPRGTRVRQTRSAPPGAGAPRTPQALASTAKATLMRRRFTTTSRFWAIADVHPALEGAGLDAALAAARGRTVEVMVHPGFPDELPLLLADDWRAFVAAARAGDYGALRPSSRRRASAMRLPG; encoded by the coding sequence GTGGGCGACGAGCTCCTGATCGTCAACGCCGACGACTGGGGCGCCTCGGTGGCGGTCACCGACGCGATCGCGCGGGCCCACGCGGCCGGGGCCATCACCTCGACGACCGGCATGGTCTTCATGGCCGACAGCGTCCGCGCCGCCGCCCTCGCACGCGAGCGTGGCCTACCGACCGGGCTGCACCTCAACCTCACCGAGGCGCTCGACGGCCCTGGCGTCGGCGCCGAGCACGCCGCCCGTCACGCGCGGCTGCGCGCGCACTTCGCCGACCTGCCCCGACGACGCTGGCGGTACACGCGCGCGGTCCGGCGTGACGTCGCCGCCGAGATCGCCGTCCAGCTCGCCGAGCACCGGCGCCTCTACGGCGCGCCGCCCGGGCACGTCGACTCCCACCACCACGTGCACGTCTGCCCGGACGTCCTGCTCAGCCCCGCCCTCCCGCGGGGGACGCGGGTGCGGCAGACGCGCAGCGCCCCGCCCGGCGCGGGCGCGCCGCGCACCCCGCAGGCCCTCGCGTCGACCGCCAAGGCCACGCTGATGCGGCGACGGTTCACCACGACCAGCCGGTTCTGGGCGATCGCCGACGTGCACCCCGCCCTCGAGGGCGCCGGCCTCGACGCCGCGCTCGCCGCCGCGCGCGGACGGACCGTGGAGGTGATGGTGCACCCGGGCTTCCCCGACGAGCTGCCGCTGCTGCTGGCCGACGACTGGCGCGCCTTCGTCGCGGCGGCGCGCGCCGGGGACTACGGGGCGCTGCGACCGTCGTCGCGCAGGCGCGCCAGCGCGATGCGGTTGCCGGGGTAG
- a CDS encoding DegT/DnrJ/EryC1/StrS family aminotransferase: protein MSAGGFPEIPLFDLRLEPQDLEAVAQTLRSGWLTLGPRTQEFEETFAAHLGVRHAVAVSSCTAALHLAYLAAGVGPGDEVIVPAFTFAATAAAVLYAGGTPVFADIRGLEDPSIDPQDVARRITPRTKAVACVHFAGYAAPVQELQALCCEHGLALIEDVAHAPSATAGGRKLGSFGLAGAFSFFSNKILSVGEGGLLSTDDDAVAEQARALRSHAMTSGTWARHTGATTTYDVTGLGFNYRLDEPRAALLSSRFRRLEDDIARRRVLTRRYRELLGAVEGVTLPYRDEDVDTSSCYVLPIMVAPEVQGPLRIALREKHGVQTSLFYPSVHEFTAYRERFAGVSLPRTELASRCEVTIPLFPHLTEEQQDHVVRSIDQELRALRAGVSR, encoded by the coding sequence GTGAGCGCGGGCGGCTTCCCGGAGATCCCGCTCTTCGACCTGCGCCTCGAGCCGCAGGACCTTGAGGCGGTCGCCCAGACCCTGCGCTCCGGGTGGCTGACCCTCGGGCCGCGCACGCAGGAGTTCGAGGAGACGTTCGCCGCGCACCTCGGCGTCCGCCACGCGGTGGCGGTCAGCTCGTGCACCGCGGCGCTGCACCTCGCCTACCTCGCCGCCGGGGTCGGCCCCGGGGACGAGGTGATCGTGCCCGCGTTCACGTTCGCCGCGACCGCCGCCGCCGTGCTCTACGCGGGCGGCACCCCGGTCTTCGCCGACATCCGCGGGCTCGAGGACCCGTCGATCGACCCGCAGGACGTCGCGCGCAGGATCACGCCGCGCACGAAGGCGGTCGCGTGCGTGCACTTCGCCGGGTACGCGGCCCCCGTGCAGGAGCTGCAGGCCCTGTGCTGCGAGCACGGCCTCGCGCTGATCGAGGACGTCGCGCACGCGCCCAGCGCGACGGCGGGCGGGCGCAAGCTCGGCTCGTTCGGCCTGGCGGGCGCGTTCAGCTTCTTCTCGAACAAGATCCTGTCGGTCGGCGAGGGCGGCCTGCTGTCCACCGACGACGACGCGGTCGCCGAGCAGGCCCGGGCGCTGCGCTCGCACGCGATGACCTCCGGGACCTGGGCGCGGCACACCGGCGCGACCACGACCTACGACGTCACCGGCCTGGGCTTCAACTACCGCCTGGACGAGCCGCGCGCCGCGCTGCTGTCGAGCCGCTTCCGGCGGCTCGAGGACGACATCGCGCGCCGGCGCGTGCTGACGCGCCGCTACCGCGAGCTGCTCGGCGCGGTCGAGGGCGTCACGCTGCCCTACCGCGACGAGGACGTCGACACGTCCTCCTGCTACGTGCTGCCGATCATGGTGGCGCCCGAGGTGCAGGGCCCGCTGCGGATCGCGCTGCGCGAGAAGCACGGCGTGCAGACCTCGCTGTTCTACCCGTCGGTGCACGAGTTCACCGCCTACCGCGAGCGCTTCGCGGGCGTGTCGCTGCCGCGGACCGAGCTCGCGTCGCGGTGCGAGGTGACGATCCCGCTGTTCCCGCACCTCACCGAGGAGCAGCAGGACCACGTCGTGCGGTCGATCGACCAGGAGCTGCGGGCGCTGCGCGCCGGGGTGTCGCGATGA
- a CDS encoding DUF2334 domain-containing protein has protein sequence MTQDEWRSACLLFAAELADGTLAPRDLDHPAVLEAVRSMPVPSLPSRTLQRVQLRNGNLGYDEHVVAPLLAARDAVLGSDRPRAPRFLVRVDEFPHYRAWDRPDTYGTDVFARFHRTLRDAGVAYLLAVVPWVPREPLDPDVDEWRPHTQDELDTLAALRREGVAFGVHGLDHRTRSANPRKHSEFLGLDDDDTVQRLEAAAGVLRDEALHADVFVPPYNRFGRRQYGLMADRFDVVTGGPESVAHLGFHRTPLWRADAVYLPAYAPLYGRASEVLPAVRALREQGADLWHPIVLHWGWEADDGWTALEALCAELGADARPWEEFLAAADMSGKVGALAAQGDAG, from the coding sequence GTGACCCAGGACGAATGGCGCTCCGCCTGCCTGCTGTTCGCCGCCGAGCTCGCGGACGGCACGCTCGCCCCGCGCGACCTCGACCACCCCGCCGTGCTCGAGGCCGTCCGCTCGATGCCGGTGCCGTCGCTGCCGAGCCGCACGCTGCAGCGCGTGCAGCTGCGCAACGGCAACCTCGGCTACGACGAGCACGTCGTCGCCCCGCTGCTCGCCGCCCGTGACGCGGTGCTCGGCAGCGACCGGCCGCGCGCGCCGCGGTTCCTCGTGCGCGTCGACGAGTTCCCCCACTACCGCGCGTGGGACCGGCCCGACACCTACGGGACCGACGTGTTCGCGCGCTTCCACCGCACGCTGCGCGACGCCGGCGTCGCCTACCTGCTCGCGGTCGTCCCGTGGGTCCCGCGCGAGCCGCTGGACCCCGACGTCGACGAGTGGCGCCCCCACACGCAGGACGAGCTCGACACGCTCGCCGCGCTGCGCCGCGAGGGCGTCGCGTTCGGCGTCCACGGCCTCGACCACCGCACCCGCTCGGCGAACCCCCGCAAGCACTCCGAGTTCCTCGGCCTCGACGACGACGACACCGTGCAGCGGCTGGAGGCCGCCGCCGGGGTGCTGCGCGACGAGGCGCTGCACGCCGACGTGTTCGTGCCGCCCTACAACCGCTTCGGCCGCCGCCAGTACGGGCTGATGGCCGACCGCTTCGACGTCGTCACCGGTGGCCCCGAGTCCGTCGCGCACCTCGGCTTCCACCGCACCCCGCTGTGGCGCGCGGACGCCGTGTACCTGCCCGCCTACGCGCCCCTGTACGGGCGCGCGAGCGAGGTGCTGCCCGCGGTCCGCGCGCTGCGCGAGCAGGGCGCCGACCTGTGGCACCCGATCGTGCTGCACTGGGGCTGGGAGGCCGACGACGGCTGGACCGCGCTGGAGGCGCTCTGCGCCGAGCTCGGAGCCGACGCGCGCCCGTGGGAGGAGTTCCTCGCCGCCGCCGACATGAGCGGCAAGGTCGGGGCGCTCGCCGCGCAGGGGGACGCCGGATGA